A stretch of DNA from Brevibacterium sp. CBA3109:
TCCAGTTCGGCGTCGAGGCGCCCGAGGTCGCGGTCATCGGCTTCGAGCTCAGCCAGCTCCTGAGCCGAGCGTGTTTCGAAGTCGAGGACTTCGGCCACGTCCTGCCCGTAGGCTGCCAGTGAACCAAGTTCGGCTCTGCGAGCTTCGGTGTCTTCGAGTGAGGTCTCCCCCAGCTCGTCGAATCCGGTGAGGTAGGAGCTGAGCTCCGCGGCTGAATCGGAGAGGCGCAGGACCGCGTCGTTGAGGGCGGCTTTGATGCGAGCCAGTTCCGGGTCCGCAGATTCCACGTCGGACAAGGCGCTGATCGCCTGGTGGACGTGGTCGACTGCGGCGCCGGCATCGTCGAGTTCGCTGCCGAGGAGGAGGTCGTGGGCACTGCCGACGGCCTGCGTGATCTCAGCCGCGGCACCGAGTTTCGCGGCCTGTGCGGTCAGGGCCTCGTCTTCACCTGGGATCGGGCGGACCTTGTCGATGGCTTCCAGACACCCGTTCAGCCACAGGATCCGTTCCCGTCTGGCCGCGGTGCTGTCCTTGATCCGCGCGACTCGGGCCTGAGTCTCACGCCAGTTCTCAAATGCTGCGTGGTAGGAGTCGGCAACTACAGCGAGTTCGGGTCCTCCGGCTGCGTCGAGCAGCTGCCGCTGCTGGGCGGGGCCCTTGAGTCGCAGCTGTTCGGATTGTCCGTGGAGGGTGATGAGCTCATCGGAGATCTCGGTCAGCACCGAGATGGGGACGGTGCGTCCACCGGCGGTGGCGCGGGCGCGGCCCTTCTGTGCCACGGTCCGGGAGATGATCGCCTCGCCCTCGGCGCTGCCGCCGGCCTCTTCGATGCGCGAGCGCACTGAGTCGGTGACGGCGGAGAAGATGCCTTCGACCTCGGCCTTCTCAGCACCTTTGCGAACCACACCGGCACCGACCTTGCGGCCCATGAGCAGGCTCAGCGCGGAGACGAACATCGTCTTACCGGCACCGGTCTCACCGGTCACGACGGTGAAGC
This window harbors:
- the recN gene encoding DNA repair protein RecN — translated: MISELRISHLGVIAEAEVELSTGFTVVTGETGAGKTMFVSALSLLMGRKVGAGVVRKGAEKAEVEGIFSAVTDSVRSRIEEAGGSAEGEAIISRTVAQKGRARATAGGRTVPISVLTEISDELITLHGQSEQLRLKGPAQQRQLLDAAGGPELAVVADSYHAAFENWRETQARVARIKDSTAARRERILWLNGCLEAIDKVRPIPGEDEALTAQAAKLGAAAEITQAVGSAHDLLLGSELDDAGAAVDHVHQAISALSDVESADPELARIKAALNDAVLRLSDSAAELSSYLTGFDELGETSLEDTEARRAELGSLAAYGQDVAEVLDFETRSAQELAELEADDRDLGRLDAELDEARNAMEAAGSALTEIRTATATSFSRAVSAELAALSMPKAQVTFELTEREPTSHGCDDVRLTFAPHDSSVGDDIGKVASGGELSRVMLAIEVVRAAGEAIPTYVFDEVDAGVGGKAAIEIGRRLAKLAENAQVIVVTHLPQVAAWADTHVTIVKDDDAETVKSGVRKLSEDERVIELSRMLAGMEDSSSAKAHAAELLDSARQVKTGSVALT